A DNA window from Oncorhynchus tshawytscha isolate Ot180627B linkage group LG13, Otsh_v2.0, whole genome shotgun sequence contains the following coding sequences:
- the LOC112264356 gene encoding stathmin-like, which produces MASSCGDILVKEMDKRASGQVFEVILGAPAPDAKGEFPLSPPKKKDLSLEEIQRKLEAAEERRRSHEAEVLKHLAEKREKEVQRKAMEENNNFSKIAEKLNQKMEANKENEALQAAMSEKFKEKDKKLEEVRAKKETKEGGAETSKN; this is translated from the coding sequence ATGGCCTCTTCCTGCGGAGATATATTGGTTAAGGAGATGGACAAACGTGCGTCTGGCCAGGTGTTCGAGGTGATCCTAGGAGCTCCAGCTCCAGACGCCAAGGGAGagttccccctttctccccccaaGAAGAAGGACCTGTCCCTGGAGGAGATCCAGAGGAAACTAGAggctgcagaggagaggaggaggtccCATGAAGCGGAGGTTCTGAAACACCTCGCTGAGAAGCGTGAGAAGGAGGTGCAAAGGAAAGCCATGGAGGAGAACAACAACTTCAGCAAGATAGCGGAGAAGCTTAACCAGAAGATGGAGGCTAACAAAGAAAACGAGGCCCTTCAGGCAGCCATGAGTGAGAAGTTCAAGGAGAAGGACAAGAAACTGGAAGAGGTGCGTGCTAAGAAGGAAACCAAAGAGGGCGGTGCCGAGACATCAAAAAACTGA